In one window of Chloroflexi bacterium ADurb.Bin180 DNA:
- the cytR gene encoding HTH-type transcriptional repressor CytR: MVVSIKEIARRAGVSHSTVSRALHQSPLVRPDTAVRIRTLAEEMGYVPSAIGRGLATRSTHTLGLVVTTIADPFVSEVVRGAEELAMDHGYSVFLCQSGAQPQRELAAVRALHENRVVGVIVTSSRVGDLYGPLLAQMKVPIVLINNERSDPGIWFVSIDDRHGGMLATEHLLRIGRRRIGFIAGWPEATSSIGRLRGCVEALDRHALRASPYWTASANGRMDGGYAAAADMLSCRPLPDGLFCYNDLTAIGALKALREHGLRVPDDIAVVGFDDIAMAAFTCPPLTTVAQPRLDMGRLAVCMLLDLIAGRSVESQTLEGSLVIRESTLAAQGGDQ, encoded by the coding sequence ATGGTCGTGTCGATCAAGGAGATCGCCCGGCGAGCCGGTGTTTCGCATTCAACCGTCTCGCGCGCCCTGCACCAAAGCCCTCTGGTCAGGCCAGATACCGCAGTGCGCATCCGCACGCTGGCCGAGGAGATGGGCTATGTTCCGAGCGCCATCGGCCGAGGCCTCGCCACCCGCAGCACCCACACCCTCGGCCTGGTCGTTACTACCATCGCTGACCCTTTCGTTTCGGAGGTGGTGCGCGGCGCAGAAGAGCTGGCCATGGACCACGGCTATTCTGTCTTCCTCTGCCAGTCTGGCGCACAGCCCCAGAGAGAGCTGGCCGCAGTCCGTGCTTTGCATGAGAACCGCGTCGTTGGCGTCATCGTCACCTCCTCGCGGGTGGGCGACTTGTATGGACCTCTGCTGGCTCAGATGAAGGTGCCCATCGTCCTCATCAACAACGAGCGCTCCGATCCGGGCATCTGGTTTGTGTCGATCGATGACCGCCACGGCGGCATGCTGGCCACCGAACATCTGCTTCGCATCGGACGGAGAAGGATCGGCTTCATCGCCGGCTGGCCTGAGGCCACCTCCAGCATCGGCCGGCTGCGCGGCTGCGTCGAAGCACTGGACCGACACGCCCTGAGAGCAAGTCCCTACTGGACGGCGTCGGCAAATGGCCGCATGGACGGCGGCTATGCCGCCGCGGCGGATATGCTGTCCTGCCGCCCTCTGCCAGACGGGCTATTCTGCTACAACGACCTCACCGCTATCGGAGCGCTCAAGGCACTACGCGAGCATGGTCTGCGCGTTCCGGATGATATCGCCGTTGTCGGTTTTGACGATATTGCCATGGCCGCGTTCACCTGCCCCCCTCTGACCACCGTCGCTCAGCCGCGTCTAGACATGGGAAGGCTTGCCGTGTGCATGCTTCTGGACCTCATCGCCGGTAGAAGCGTCGAGAGCCAGACACTCGAAGGCTCGCTCGTCATTCGTGAATCAACCCTCGCCGCTCAAGGCGGGGATCAATAG
- the tdh_3 gene encoding L-threonine 3-dehydrogenase, whose product MKALVLSAQWNPRKGYNLTEAERISRKVVSGNMVWQHPTLKVQDVDQPKPTPDQVLIRIKACGVCGSDIHFYEHDDEDYILYPGLTKFPTILGHEFSGVVEEAGSQVKDLVPGDMVTAEEMIWCGYCTPCRNGFPNHCRNLEEIGFTIPGAFAEYIAIGAKYCWKIDDLKARFGSEDKAYEVGAITEPTCVTYNGMFECAGGFRPGAYVVVFGAGPIGLAGVGLAKAGGAGKIIAFETSPQRRELAKVIGADYVYDPKAVTPSEVIMDLTEGEGADMMVEAAGAPQLTIPEMEKCLAVNSKIVQIGRAAQRVSAYLENLQVRRAKIYGAQGHSGHGTFPNVIRLVASGRMDLSPMITARFDLDHVVDAIAQSGARQHGKIMVKMG is encoded by the coding sequence ATGAAGGCACTCGTTCTGTCCGCGCAATGGAACCCCAGGAAGGGTTACAACCTTACCGAAGCCGAGCGCATATCCCGCAAGGTGGTCTCGGGCAATATGGTCTGGCAGCACCCTACGCTCAAAGTGCAGGATGTCGACCAGCCCAAGCCCACGCCGGACCAGGTTCTCATCCGTATCAAGGCCTGTGGTGTGTGCGGCTCTGACATCCATTTCTACGAGCACGACGACGAAGACTATATCCTCTATCCCGGCCTGACCAAGTTCCCCACCATCCTCGGACACGAATTCTCGGGCGTCGTCGAGGAAGCAGGCAGTCAGGTCAAGGACCTGGTTCCTGGCGACATGGTTACGGCGGAGGAGATGATCTGGTGCGGCTACTGCACCCCCTGTCGCAACGGCTTTCCCAACCATTGCCGCAATCTCGAGGAGATCGGCTTTACCATCCCCGGAGCCTTCGCCGAGTATATCGCCATCGGAGCCAAGTACTGCTGGAAGATCGACGACCTCAAGGCCCGCTTTGGCAGCGAGGACAAGGCCTATGAGGTGGGCGCCATCACCGAACCAACCTGCGTGACCTACAACGGCATGTTCGAGTGCGCCGGAGGCTTTCGACCCGGCGCGTACGTGGTTGTCTTTGGCGCCGGACCGATCGGCCTCGCTGGAGTCGGCCTGGCCAAAGCAGGAGGAGCTGGCAAGATCATCGCTTTCGAGACATCGCCCCAGCGGCGCGAGCTGGCCAAAGTGATCGGAGCCGATTACGTGTACGACCCCAAGGCAGTGACTCCCAGTGAGGTCATTATGGATCTGACCGAGGGTGAGGGTGCAGACATGATGGTTGAGGCAGCAGGAGCCCCTCAGCTCACCATCCCCGAGATGGAAAAGTGCCTGGCCGTCAACAGCAAGATCGTGCAGATTGGCCGGGCGGCTCAGCGCGTGTCGGCCTACCTGGAGAATCTCCAGGTGCGCCGCGCCAAGATCTATGGCGCTCAGGGCCACTCGGGTCATGGCACCTTCCCCAATGTCATCCGCTTGGTGGCCTCCGGTCGGATGGACCTTTCGCCCATGATCACCGCTCGTTTCGACCTCGACCACGTGGTCGACGCCATCGCCCAGTCCGGTGCCCGCCAGCACGGCAAGATTATGGTCAAGATGGGGTGA
- the idhA gene encoding Inositol 2-dehydrogenase, with protein sequence MPSTVNIGLIGAGRIGKVHAQNLACRVPGARLAGVADVVQSAAAECAALVGCQTAIPDYRALLDNRDIQAVVVCTSTNTHAQIIEEAAAAGKHIFSEKPLDLDLKRIDQVLSAVKRAGVKLQVGFNRRFDANFSRVREIVAEGKIGRPHLLRITSRDPQPPPIAYVKVSGGLFLDMTIHDLDMSRFLLGEEVTEIYAAAAVLVDPAIGAAGDVDTAVLTLRYQSGAIGTIDNSRRAVYGYDQRVEVFGDKGMVCVANKKPDSAEWSLADGIHSSLPLFFFLERYNDSYIAEMRAFVDCIATGKDPPVQGIDGRIPVAMAYAAARSVREHRPIKLSEVDEGGG encoded by the coding sequence ATGCCAAGTACTGTGAACATCGGTCTCATCGGTGCGGGCCGAATCGGCAAGGTGCACGCGCAGAACCTGGCCTGCCGCGTCCCCGGTGCGCGCCTGGCAGGGGTAGCGGACGTGGTCCAGAGTGCCGCAGCAGAATGCGCTGCCTTGGTCGGTTGCCAGACCGCCATTCCCGATTACCGGGCGTTGCTGGACAATAGGGATATCCAGGCCGTGGTGGTCTGTACCAGCACCAACACGCACGCGCAGATCATCGAAGAGGCGGCTGCTGCGGGCAAGCACATCTTCTCGGAAAAGCCCCTCGACCTGGACCTGAAGCGCATCGATCAAGTGCTGTCCGCCGTGAAACGCGCCGGCGTCAAGCTTCAGGTGGGGTTTAACCGCCGATTTGACGCCAACTTTAGCCGGGTTCGCGAAATCGTGGCCGAGGGCAAGATCGGGCGGCCACACCTGCTGCGCATCACCAGCAGGGACCCCCAACCTCCGCCCATCGCTTACGTCAAGGTGTCGGGGGGTCTCTTCCTCGACATGACCATACACGACCTGGATATGTCACGCTTTCTTCTCGGCGAAGAAGTCACTGAGATCTACGCCGCCGCAGCCGTCCTGGTAGACCCGGCGATCGGTGCAGCAGGAGACGTCGACACGGCAGTGCTCACGCTGCGCTACCAGAGCGGCGCCATCGGCACCATCGACAACAGCCGCCGAGCCGTCTATGGCTACGACCAGCGAGTGGAGGTCTTTGGCGACAAGGGGATGGTCTGCGTCGCTAACAAAAAGCCCGACTCGGCGGAGTGGAGCCTTGCTGATGGCATTCACTCCTCGCTGCCACTGTTCTTCTTCCTGGAGCGCTACAACGACTCGTACATTGCCGAGATGCGCGCCTTTGTCGACTGCATCGCCACCGGAAAGGATCCGCCGGTACAGGGCATCGACGGGCGTATCCCGGTCGCGATGGCCTACGCCGCCGCCAGGTCAGTGCGCGAGCACCGACCGATCAAGCTGAGCGAGGTGGACGAGGGCGGGGGCTAA
- a CDS encoding D-tagatose 3-epimerase — translation MRHGACTWIFGDQPLPDIAQRLAAAGADGMELMGNLEAYPPGKVNACLRESGLKVLSLTPENVDLAHPDPQVRSQALEYYYRLLDLAAEVGNPVVCCHGAVGRIRAIGPHEDERRWFLLGVQRIAERAGQAGLRIALEVLNRYEAHLLNTAGEALAFVREVGADNVGLLLDCYHMNIEEEDLRSAIGTASDRLFLFHAADSNRQAVGRGHTDWPGVLRALRDARYTGDLVLECTAPGPDPFTPIKGEGWQEMVWQYVEESLRYLELLERQVGLTG, via the coding sequence ATGCGCCACGGAGCGTGCACCTGGATCTTTGGCGACCAGCCGCTGCCCGACATCGCCCAACGTCTCGCCGCGGCTGGTGCCGATGGCATGGAACTGATGGGCAACCTGGAGGCCTACCCGCCGGGCAAGGTCAATGCCTGCCTGCGAGAGAGCGGGCTGAAGGTGCTCTCGCTCACTCCGGAGAACGTCGACCTGGCCCATCCTGACCCGCAGGTTCGCAGCCAGGCGTTGGAATACTACTATCGCCTGCTCGACCTGGCAGCGGAGGTCGGCAACCCGGTCGTCTGCTGTCACGGCGCAGTCGGCCGAATCCGTGCCATAGGCCCTCACGAGGACGAGCGCCGCTGGTTCCTGCTGGGTGTGCAGCGCATCGCCGAGCGGGCTGGACAGGCGGGCCTGCGCATCGCTCTGGAGGTGCTGAACCGCTATGAAGCTCATCTCCTCAATACCGCCGGGGAGGCACTGGCCTTCGTCAGAGAGGTCGGCGCCGACAACGTTGGTCTCTTGCTTGACTGCTACCATATGAACATCGAAGAGGAGGACCTGCGGAGCGCAATTGGCACTGCTAGCGACCGCCTGTTTCTCTTCCACGCTGCCGACTCTAACCGTCAGGCTGTGGGCCGCGGGCACACCGACTGGCCCGGCGTGTTGCGCGCGCTCCGGGACGCCCGCTACACCGGCGACCTGGTGCTCGAGTGTACCGCTCCCGGTCCTGACCCATTCACTCCGATCAAGGGCGAAGGCTGGCAGGAGATGGTGTGGCAGTATGTCGAGGAATCGCTGCGTTACCTGGAGCTGTTGGAGAGACAGGTTGGGTTGACTGGATAG
- the iolI gene encoding Inosose isomerase: MLLAINGATTMKTDLAGDIAAAHAAGFQGLELWAAKVDEYLRSHSLAELASLLRKNKITPVSINSIEFITFRSAEDYQKIRTRCQQLCEWSRAIGCERIVVVPSPTPREGATRSQIKSESVRVLRELGALAGGYGVKLAFEFLGFGWCSVRTLAQAREIVSAADRPNVGLVIDTCHFYAGGSRIESIKRVNPEQILIFHINDVEKRPKQTIEDAHRLLPGEGVIPLEAILRELKATGFDGLCSIELFRPAYWERPAPELARSAREATLKLLRPLFDVV, translated from the coding sequence GTGTTACTAGCCATCAATGGCGCAACCACCATGAAAACTGACCTGGCAGGTGATATCGCCGCGGCCCATGCGGCCGGATTCCAGGGTCTGGAGCTCTGGGCGGCCAAAGTCGATGAGTACCTGCGCAGTCACAGCCTCGCGGAGCTCGCTTCTTTGCTCCGCAAGAACAAGATCACGCCAGTAAGCATCAACTCGATCGAGTTCATCACGTTTCGCTCGGCCGAGGACTATCAGAAGATCCGCACCAGGTGTCAGCAATTGTGCGAGTGGAGCAGAGCGATCGGTTGCGAGCGCATCGTCGTCGTCCCCAGCCCAACTCCCAGAGAAGGGGCAACCCGCTCGCAGATCAAGTCGGAATCGGTGCGTGTCCTGCGTGAACTCGGCGCTCTGGCCGGCGGCTATGGCGTGAAACTGGCTTTCGAGTTCCTCGGTTTTGGCTGGTGCTCCGTGCGAACCCTTGCTCAGGCCCGGGAGATCGTCAGCGCGGCAGATCGGCCCAACGTTGGCCTGGTCATTGACACCTGCCACTTTTACGCCGGGGGTTCACGCATCGAGTCCATCAAGCGAGTCAACCCCGAGCAGATCCTCATCTTTCACATCAACGACGTGGAGAAGAGGCCCAAACAAACCATCGAGGACGCCCACCGGCTCCTGCCAGGCGAAGGAGTGATCCCGCTCGAGGCCATCCTGCGCGAACTCAAGGCGACCGGCTTTGACGGGCTTTGCTCGATTGAGCTGTTCCGCCCGGCCTATTGGGAACGGCCAGCACCCGAATTGGCCAGGTCGGCGCGTGAGGCAACGCTCAAGCTGCTTCGGCCCCTTTTTGACGTCGTATGA
- the potB gene encoding Spermidine/putrescine transport system permease protein PotB, translating into MSEAPSRRQSLITFLLLLPGLAGFFGLFFYPMLVTLARSFRPEGEAQGWTLENYAVLVRNSDFPRVILLTFFLAISSTVLSIALSVPLALLLRHKPTGHRLLRISMLIPITVPGLIGALGLLLFWGSRGWFNLALMPLLDLKNPIQVNYTLPGLIIFYVWHYFSYTATTTLSTLEGLDPAFEEAATVAGAAPGQVLRHVVIPLIMPGILAGSVLSFMAAFGAFSIPLVTGGSLRPLAVSIYKQIEVFTPARWSAASAMAAVMATLQVIFLAIYMRVLRRPSI; encoded by the coding sequence ATGTCTGAGGCACCTAGCAGGCGCCAGAGCCTCATCACTTTTCTATTGTTGCTGCCGGGACTGGCGGGTTTCTTCGGCCTGTTCTTCTACCCCATGCTGGTCACACTGGCACGGAGCTTTCGTCCGGAAGGAGAAGCCCAGGGGTGGACGCTGGAGAACTATGCCGTCTTGGTGCGCAACTCGGACTTTCCTCGAGTCATCTTGCTCACTTTTTTCCTGGCCATTTCCTCCACTGTACTGTCAATCGCTCTTTCGGTGCCCCTGGCGCTGCTGCTGCGGCACAAGCCTACTGGTCACCGCCTGTTGCGCATAAGCATGCTCATTCCGATCACCGTGCCGGGCCTGATCGGAGCTCTGGGGCTGCTGCTCTTCTGGGGCAGCCGCGGTTGGTTCAACCTAGCGCTGATGCCACTGCTGGACCTGAAGAACCCTATCCAGGTTAACTATACGCTCCCGGGTCTGATCATTTTCTACGTCTGGCACTATTTCTCCTACACAGCAACGACGACCCTGTCGACTCTGGAAGGATTGGATCCCGCCTTTGAAGAAGCGGCCACCGTTGCCGGAGCTGCTCCGGGCCAGGTGCTGCGCCACGTGGTGATCCCCCTGATCATGCCGGGAATCCTGGCTGGATCGGTGCTGAGCTTTATGGCCGCTTTTGGGGCATTCAGCATTCCGTTGGTCACCGGCGGTAGCTTGCGCCCACTGGCCGTGTCGATCTATAAGCAGATCGAAGTGTTTACTCCGGCGCGGTGGTCGGCCGCCAGTGCCATGGCCGCAGTCATGGCGACTCTGCAAGTGATTTTCCTGGCCATCTACATGCGCGTGCTC